Proteins encoded in a region of the Bubalus bubalis isolate 160015118507 breed Murrah chromosome 9, NDDB_SH_1, whole genome shotgun sequence genome:
- the LOC102409703 gene encoding mitotic interactor and substrate of PLK1, whose amino-acid sequence MDRVTRYPIFGIPHSSRVAGVAFDGDTSYTFELMGVGPTASVWSQDETPAWPTDHEASLEMTRTGTSRSLRVFPGRMAPWPPCPQDNEDEEVKAYHLEARDTPPWQPQNLEREHQAVIRGQAVRKSGTVATLHGSPDHREPRGPSQPQSMPLEENEIDREQINFLAARRQFLNLEQANPPPGAAHANARVLRSPQSRVAHAKTGVSRNAPPGVAHVNSEVPQSPQPKVAHVNAVASQNSPPRASQASKALSRPPLANGYVLPVKPQVKEVVTEEKRVHPLPTRSVAQALEDPGSRSREESPEPLKETPIEREIRLAQEREADLREQRGLQRATSHQELVEIPARLLLSKVSLAAAPRRDRGRPSLYVQRDIAQESQREEDHRREGLQVGRASTPDWSSEGSQPRLRRVHSSDSILSPTPDAHAASLAPEVRKVSRIPLDAYQPYLSPGMPPGESPASHAYRRPSNLSADEARPVGSPKAAGSQRHPSESSAKPSGLKQEPPRGLLHASRGVLRQEYFHLRPLRFRVPDEPERAEAPRVWGWEVAGAPALRLQKSQSSELLEREVENVLRREREMAEERRSALYPEVFSDECCDHDSRSSSRKSSITGSYSVSESHYFTPIHLHSDLVWTVEAPAKDALQQRKKKEQWYAGINPLDDVNSEILEATRVTRHRNAMAERWEAGIYASEDED is encoded by the exons ATGGACCGAGTTACCAGATATCCCATCTTCGGCATCCCTCACTCATCCCGCGTGGCCGGTGTGGCCTTTGATGGTGACACCAGCTACACGTTTGAGCTGATGGGCGTGGGGCCCACGGCCAGTGTCTGGAGCCAGGACGAGACACCAGCATGGCCCACTGACCACGAGGCCTCCCTGGAAATGACGCGGACTGGGACATCCCGCAGCCTGCGTGTCTTCCCTGGCCGGATGGCCCCATGGCCACCCTGCCCCCAGGATAACGAGGATGAGGAGGTGAAGGCCTACCACCTAGAGGCCAGGGACACCCCACCCTGGCAGCCACAGAACCTGGAGCGGGAGCACCAGGCAGTCATTCGGGGCCAGGCTGTCAGGAAGAGTGGCACGGTGGCCACGCTCCATGGTTCCCCTGACCACAGGGAGCCCAGGGGCCCCAGCCAACCACAGTCCATGCCCCTGGAGGAAAACGAAATAGACAGGGAGCAGATCAACTTCCTGGCAGCCAGGCGGCAGTTCCTGAACCTGGAGCAGGCGAACCCCCCACCTGGAGCGGCCCACGCCAATGCAAGGGTTCTCCGGAGCCCCCAGTCCAGGGTGGCCCATGCAAAAACAGGGGTCTCTCGAAACGCCCCACCTGGGGTGGCCCACGTGAATTCAGAGGTTCCTCAGAGCCCCCAACCCAAAGTGGCCCATGTAAATGCAGTGGCCTCTCAGAACTCCCCACCCAGGGCCAGTCAGGCCTCTAAGGCCCTTAGCAGGCCACCTCTGGCCAATGGGTACGTCCTCCCAGTCAAACCCCAGGTGAAGGAGGTGGTCACAGAAGAGAAGAGGGTTCACCCTTTGCCCACCAGGTCTGTTGCCCAAGCCCTGGAGGACCCCGGTTCCCGGTCCAGGGAAGAGTCCCCAGAGCCCCTCAAGGAGACGCCCATTGAGCGAGAGATCCGACTGGCCCAGGAGCGGGAGGCAGACCTCCGAGAGCAGAGGGGGCTTCAGCGGGCAACCAGCCACCAGGAGCTGGTGGAGATCCCAGCCAGGCTCCTGCTGAGCAAGGTGAGCCTGGCTGCAGCACCACGGCGGGACAGGGGCCGTCCATCACTCTACGTACAGCGGGACATTGCTCAGGAGTCACAACGTGAGGAGGATCACCGGCGGGAGGGGCTGCAGGTGGGCCGGGCATCCACACCTGACTGGTCCTCCGAAGGATCCCAGCCCAGACTTCGAAGAGTCCACAGCTCAGACTCCATCCTCAGCCCAACCCCAGATGCCCATGCGGCCAGCCTGGCCCCAGAGGTGAGGAAGGTGAGCCGTATCCCACTTGATGCCTACCAACCATACTTGAGCCCTGGGATGCCCCCAGGAGAGTCTCCTGCCTCCCACGCCTACCGCAGGCCCAGCAACCTCTCAGCAGATGAAGCCAGGCCAGTGGGCTCTCCCAAGGCTGCAGGGTCTCAGAGGCATCCCTCAGAATCCTCTGCAAAGCCCTCAGGCCTGAAGCAGGAGCCcccccggggtctcctgcatgcaagCAGGGGTGTCCTGAGACAGGAGTACTTCCATCTGCGGCCCCTGCGGTTCAGAGTCCCAGATGAACCTGAGAGAGCTGAGGCCCCCCGAGTTTGGGGCTGGGAGGTGGCGGGGGCCCCAGCACTGAGGCTACAGAAGTCCCAGTCATCTGAGCTGCTGGAGAGGGAAGTGGAGAATGTCTTGCGACGAGAGCGGGAGATGGCTGAGGAGCGGCGGAGTGCTCTGTACCCTGAGGTCTTCTCGGATGAGTGCTGTGACCACGACTCTCGGAGCTCCTCCCGCAAATCCA gcatCACAGGCAGCTACTCAGTGTCTGAGTCACACTATTTCACCCCCATCCACCTGCACTCGGACCTGGTGTGGACGGTGGAGGCCCCGGCCAAGGATGCTCTCcagcagagaaagaagaaggaacagTGG TATGCCGGCATCAATCCCTTGGATGATGTCAACTCGGAG ATTCTAGAGGCCACACGGGTGACCCGACACAGGAATGCCATGGCAGAGCGCTGGGAAGCCGGGATCTACGCCAGCGAGGATGAGGACTGA